One Scophthalmus maximus strain ysfricsl-2021 chromosome 1, ASM2237912v1, whole genome shotgun sequence genomic region harbors:
- the ptdss1a gene encoding phosphatidylserine synthase 1, giving the protein MASVYSGSHTLSKDDVNYRMHFRMINEQQVEDITIEFFYRPHTITLLTCTVLSLMYFAFTRDDGNPDSNIWVGLILLISFFLVISVLAFPNGPFTRPHPAIWRIVFGLSVLYFLFLVFIIFLNWHQVKQLMYWLDPNLRYAKREADIMEYAVNCHDITWERILSHFDIFAFSHFWGWGMKALLIRSYGLCWTISITWELTELFFMHLLPNFAECWWDQVILDILLCNGGGIWLGMTVCRFLEMRTYHWASIKDIHTTTGKIKRAALQFTPASWTYVRWLDPKSSLQRVMGVYLFMIIWQLTELNTFFLKHIFIFPASHALSWCRILFVGIITAPTVRQYYAYLTDTQCKRVGTQCWVFGAVAFLEALACIKFGQDLFSKTQILYVILWLVCLALITFLCLYGMVSYAENYGPKEKSLSEYEDGNYTESADHVSEAFNGESEEDEDSPPTRRRGKASGKTKSINGLDGQ; this is encoded by the exons ATGGCGTCCGTGTACAGCGGGTCCCACACCTTGAGCAAGGATGATGTGAATTACAGGATGCATTTCCGAATGATCAACGAGCAGCAGGTCGAGGATATCACGATAGAGTTCTTCTACCGGCCGCACACGATCACCCTGCTGACATGCACGGTGCTCAGTCTCATGTATTTCGCCTTCACAAG GGATGATGGAAACCCAGACAGTAACATCTGGGTGGGGCTCATCCTGCTCATCTCCTTCTTCCTTGTCATCAGTGTGTTGGCCTTTCCCAACG GCCCATTCACCAGACCACATCCAGCGATATGGCGAATAGTTTTCG GTCTGAGTGTCCTCTACTTCCTGTTCCTGgttttcatcatcttcctcaacTGGCATCAGGTGAAGCAGCTAATGTATTGGTTGGACCCAAACCTGCGCTACGCCAAGAGAGAGGCGGACATAATG GAATATGCTGTTAACTGCCATGACATCACCTGGGAGAGAATCCTgagccattttgacatttttgcattcAGCCATTTCTGGGGCTGGGGTATGAAGGCCCTGCTCATCCGCAGCTATGGCCTGTGCTGGACCATTAGTATTACATGGGAGCTTACTGAG CTATTCTTCATGCATCTGCTGCCTAACTTTGCTGAGTGCTGGTGGGACCAGGTGATTCTGGATATTCTGCTGTGTAACGGAGGAGGCATCTGGCTTGGCATGACTGTGTGTCGCTTTTTGGAGATGAGGACCTACCACTGGGCCAGTATTAA GGACATCCACACCACCACGGGGAAGATCAAACGAGCCGCGTTGCAGTTCACCCCTGCGAGCTGGACCTACGTGCGCTGGCTCGATCCAAAGTCTTCCCTGCAGCGAGTGATGGGCGTCTATCTCTTCATGATCATCTGGCAG ctaaCGGAGTTGAACACATTCTTCCTCAAGCACATCTTTATCTTCCCCGCGAGCCACGCGCTCAGCTGGTGTCGAATCTTGTTCGTTGGTATCATCACAGCTCCAACAGTGag gCAGTATTATGCGtacctcacagacacacagtgcaAGAGAGTTGGGACCCAGTGTTGGGTGTTTGG GGCAGTTGCCTTTCTGGAGGCCTTGGCGTGTATTAAGTTTGGACAGGACTTGTTCTCAAAAACACAGATCCTCTATGTGATCCTCTGGCTAGTGTGTCTG gcCTTAATCACCTTCCTGTGCCTGTATGGAATGGTGTCGTATGCAGAAAATTATGGTCCAAAAGAAAAG agCCTCTCAGAATATGAGGACGGTAATTACACAGAATCTGCTGACCATGTGTCAGAAGCATTTAACG gagagagcgaggaggatGAAGACAGCCCGCCAACCAGACGGAGAGGGAAGGCCTCGGGAAAGACCAAATCTATCAATGGCCTGGATGGCCAGTAG
- the LOC118311111 gene encoding E3 ubiquitin-protein ligase NHLRC1-like has protein sequence MAVSPGPRRCGSMSPDGILTEIQVNLLECKVCFEKFCRQQRDRRPQNLPCGHVLCLECITALSHPLLRKLECPFCRQLCSVDSTSHCQVLCDLQELLFSWSSTSSAPPHRAKGGLSLATGVTSSALHLSAAFGGWGTLINPTGIAVLGSSGTIVVVHDGEKSVVLFSPQGRKLNCFGQRGQASGELCYPVDVAVTPCGHVVVTDAGDNAVKIFTSRGNHVLTVKDSFQMPWGVATDSCGHLLVTDVQAGTLFHVKVDYTRGVTLEHHASISELQHPKAVACCQVTRNTAVMEHLTDDTHPPERHRHTRLKVFSQDFRLLYQTDSFSLTLLSTARLNMSGVAFDADGHVLVTDSERGMIWSLGKLQDGPVLTPLVGDHLIRPVGLVSLNNMLIILDSGDHAVKIYSAKSDTGSTIQA, from the coding sequence ATGGCCGTGAGTCCCGGCCCCCGACGCTGTGGCAGCATGAGTCCTGATGGCATCCTGACAGAGATCCAGGTCAATTTGCTGGAGTGTAAAGTCTGCTTCGAGAAGTTCTGCAGACAGCAGAGGGATCGCAGACCACAGAACCTTCCCTGTGGCCATGTACTGTGTCTGGAATGCATCACAGCTCTGTCCCACCCTCTCCTGAGGAAGCTGGAGTGCCCGTTCTGCCGACAGCTGTGCAGCGTTGACAGCACCTCCCACTGCCAGGTTCTCTGTgacctgcaggagctgctgtttTCCTGGAGTtccacctcctctgctcctcctcacagaGCTAAAGGAGGCCTTAGCTTGGCCACGGGAGTGACATCCTCAGCTCTGCACCTCTCTGCAGCCTTTGGCGGCTGGGGGACTCTCATCAACCCCACTGGGATTGCTGTTTTAGGGTCCTCTGGGACAATAGTGGTGGTCCATGATGGAGAGAAGAGTGTGGTGCTGTTTAGTCCACAGGGCAGAAAGCTGAATTGTTTTGGGCAAAGAGGACAAGCCAGTGGAGAGCTGTGCTACCCAGTGGATGTGGCGGTGACTCCCTGTGGTCACGTGGTGGTGACTGATGCAGGGGATAACGCTGTGAAGATTTTCACCTCCAGAGGAAACCACGTGTTGACGGTCAAGGATTCCTTCCAGATGCCCTGGGGCGTGGCCACAGACAGCTGTGGGCACCTCCTGGTCACAGACGTCCAGGCGGGCACGCTGTTCCATGTCAAAGTGGACTATACTCGCGGCGTTACTCTGGAGCATCATGCATCCATTTCTGAGCTGCAGCATCCAAAGGCTGTGGCCTGCTGTCAAGTGACAAGGAACACTGCCGTGATGGAGCACTTAACGGATGACACACATCCACCAGAGAGGCACCGACACACAAGGCTGAAAGTGTTTAGCCAAGATTTCCGCCTGCTCTATCAAACAGACAGTTTCAGCCTGACCCTGCTCTCCACAGCCAGGCTTAACATGTCAGGTGTGGCGTTCGACGCAGATGGACACGTGCTCGTGACGGACTCTGAGAGGGGGATGATTTGGAGTTTGGGGAAGCTGCAGGACGGCCCGGTCCTCACTCCTCTTGTGGGAGACCACCTTATCCGCCCAGTCGGCCTTGTGTCACTGAACAACATGCTCATCATTCTGGACAGTGGAGACCACGCAGTAAAGATTTATTCTGCCAAATCTGACACTGGATCCACGATACAGGCCTAG
- the si:ch211-269k10.4 gene encoding uncharacterized protein si:ch211-269k10.4: protein MKSAYIIIWIPPGQRSIMACADVDMDIQRTDEEPHRADSGEPTMVRRYQATEVLPDDKGPLHDLLQKQPSVLGSLQMVSGFLSVGVGILCAVTQQMDQSLFTLFRVSHFTGVLFIIAGVVSNLLFKYPRLLPLSFAVNCGCIIVTVAAACLIGVDLAYGNPVDEPYWRIEVLALCVMGLEVFLSAILCFWFSKEKRDKAP from the exons ATGAAGTCTGCATACAT AATCATTTGGATCCCTCCAGGTCAGAGAAGCATCATGGCCTGTGCCGATGTTGACATGGATATCCAAAGAACTGATGAGGAGCCGCACAGAGCCGACAGTGGAGAGCCGACCATGGTGCGGCGATATCAAGCGACAGAGGTCTTGCCAGATGACAAAGGGCCCTTGCATGACCTCCTACAGAAGCAACCTTCTGTGTTGGGG tctctgcaGATGGTGAGCGGTTTCCTCAGTGTCGGAGTGGGTATTTTATGTGCTGTTACCCAGCAGATGGACCAGTCCCTTTTCACTCTGTTCAGAGTTTCCCACTTCACCGGAGTGCTT ttCATCATTGCTGGAGTAGTTTCCAACCTGCTGTTCAAATACCCACGATTACTACCT CTGTCGTTTGCAGTAAACTGTGGCTGTATCATTGTGACCGTAGCTGCAGCCTGTCTGATAGGCGTTGACCTGGCTTACGGGAATCCAGTGGATGAACCGTATTGGAGG ATAGAGGTGCTGGCACTTTGTGTGATGGGGCTTGAGGTTTTCCTCTCTGCAATTCTCTGCTTCTGGTTCTCTAAAGAGAAACGTGACAAAGCACCATGA